The Megalops cyprinoides isolate fMegCyp1 chromosome 10, fMegCyp1.pri, whole genome shotgun sequence genome window below encodes:
- the LOC118784643 gene encoding antizyme inhibitor 1-like produces the protein MKGLADEPIYSIELLEGGATLRDVIDSHICEQALAEKNAFFVGDLGVVMRQHIQWQAQMTQIRPFYAVKCNSSPAVVEILAALGAGFICTSKAEAVLVQSFGVAPENIIFGGVCKQLSQIKYAAKNGIDLLVCDNETELRKIARGHPTARLLLQVATEAHGEGEEMSMAFGSTLKSCRHLLECAKELGVHVAGVKFHIPSSCKDPQAYTHAVSDARCVFDMGEELGFSMKILDIGGGFTGSELQLEQIHSTIRPLLDVYFPPASGVSVIAEPGGYYVSSAFTLAVNIIAKKVVARDQQGQLLDELTPNDEPEFLYYMNDGVYGSFASKLLDNTIPAPSVHKKSLSVEEPVFASSLWGPSCDGLDQVVEHCLLPELSVGDWVTFHSMGANSLGEPSALSDVHKPPVYYAVSADDWYEMQDAGIALDTTMRSFSLVPYGLQLSQPAVAFSTPA, from the exons ATGAAAGGACTCGCTGATGAACCAATCTACTCCATTGAGCTTTTGGAGGGAGGCGCAACCCTCAGAGATGTCATTGACAGCCATATTTGCGAGCAAGCCCTG GCTGAAAAGAATGCGTTTTTCGTGGGCGACCTTGGGGTCGTGATGCGGCAGCACATCCAGTGGCAGGCCCAGATGACCCAGATCCGGCCTTTCTACGCGGTCAAATGCAACAGCAGCCCAGCGGTCGTCGAGATCCTGGCCGCCCTCGGAGCTGGCTTCATCTGCACCAGCAAG GCTGAGGCAGTGCTGGTGCAGAGCTTCGGCGTCGCTCCTGAGAACATCATCTTTGGCGGCGTGTGCAAGCAGCTCTCCCAGATCAAGTATGCAGCCAAGAACGGCATCGACCTCCTGGTGTGTGACAACGAGACGGAGCTGCGTAAGATCGCACGCGGGCATCCCACTGCCAG gctgctgctgcaggtggcGACGGAGGCGCATGGCGAGGGTGAGGAGATGAGCATGGCCTTCGGCTCCACCCTCAAGAGCTGCCGGCACCTGCTGGAGTGCGCCAAGGAGCTGGGTGTGCACGTGGCGGGAGTCAA GTTCCACATACCTAGCAGCTGCAAGGACCCCCAGGCGTACACCCATGCAGTGTCTGACGCCCGCTGTGTGTTCGACATGGGG GAGGAGCTTGGCTTCAGCATGAAGATTCTGGATATTGGTGGTGGCTTTACCGGCTCAGAACTTCAGCTGGAACAG ATCCACAGCACCATCAGGCCACTGCTGGATGTGTACTTCCCCCCTGCATCCGGGGTCTCTGTCATCGCCGAGCCTGGGGGCTACTACGTGTCCTCCGCCTTCACCCTGGCCGTCAACATCATCGCCAAGAAGGTGGTGGCCCGGGACCAGCAAGGCCAGCTCCTGG aTGAACTTACACCAAACGACGAGCCTGAGTTCCTGTACTATATGAATGATGGGGTGTACGGCTCTTTCGCCAGCAAGCTGTTGGACAACACCATCCCCGCCCCCTCCGTACACAAG AAGTCCCTGTCCGTGGAGGAGCCGGTGTTCGCCAGCAGTCTGTGGGGTCCCTCGTGCGACGGGCTGGACCAGGTGGTGGAGCACTGCCTGTTGCCAGAGCTGAGCGTGGGGGACTGGGTCACCTTCCACAGCATGGGCGCCAACAGCCTGGGGGAGCCCTCCGCCCTGTCAGACGTGCATAAGCCGCCCGTCTACTACGCCGTCTCTGCAGACGATTG GTACGAGATGCAGGACGCCGGAATCGCCCTGGACACCACCATGAGGAGCTTCTCCCTGGTCCCGTACGGCCTGCAGCTGAGCCAGCCGGCGGTCGCCTTCTCCACCCCCGCCTAA
- the LOC118785255 gene encoding Krueppel-like factor 10, translating to MYDTLPKKMLNCATPHFHQPCNGRLIEVGRCQGDSEGCWNHPTERGDIEAVEALMSMSSGWKARSTRHRDLRPLTPSSDTSEDDSLPPASAEFQGLPFCMTPPCSPPNFEPAHPVQAPSCQTQQMKEEMAPSPSAQPRSQATSVIRHTADSLPCTCSTCPTAGGVGDACGKQLPRLSECLPKMSPGGGAGADPQPLSVSHSVPTPTPSPAPAPAGWAASSAPAGVPPVPILCQMLPAPQPPRPMVTAILPAPANSAQATVCQQVVLMGGQVPKGSVMFLVPQPVVAKQPVAMTPAGSKLPPIAPAPGFVPMVQKSTPPLAVSRVRSHVCPHPSCGKTYFKSSHLKAHARTHTGEKPFRCSWEGCDRRFARSDELSRHRRTHTGEKRFACPMCQSRFMRSDHLAKHARRHLAAKKLPCWQMEVGLLRDFATVCSRPVSLS from the exons atgtacGATACATTGCCAAAGAAAATGCTTAACTGCGCGACTCCTCACTTTCATCAGCCTTGTAAT GGTCGGCTGATTGAAGTGGGTAGATGCCAGGGAGACAGCGAGGGGTGCTGGAACCACCCTACAGAGAGGGGAGACATTGAGGCAGTGGAGGCACTGATGTCCATGAGCAGCGGCTGGAAGGCCAGGAGCACGAGGCACCGTGACCTCCGACCCCTCACGCCCTCCTCTGACACCTCCGAGGACGACTCACTTCCACCTGCCTCCGCAGAGTTCCAGGGGTTGCCTTTT TGCATGACTCCACCCTGCAGCCCGCCAAACTTCGAGCCTGCGCACCCCGTCCAGGCCCCCTCATGCCAGACCCAGCagatgaaggaggagatggCTCCATCTCCCAGCGCCCAGCCCAGGTCCCAAGCCACCAGCGTGATCCGGCACACAGCGGATTCCCTGCCCTGCACCTGTAGCACCTGTCCCACtgcgggaggggtgggggatgcCTGCGGGAAGCAGCTGCCCAGGCTCAGTGAATGCCTGCCAAAAATGTCCCCTGGCGGAGGCGCAGGAGCCGACCCCCAACCCCTGTCTGTCAGCCACTCAGTGCCAACTCCCACACCCTCCCCAGCCCCTGCCCCAGCTGGCTGGGCTGCCAGTTCCGCCCCCGCCGGGGTGCCCCCAGTGCCTATCCTATGTCAGATGCTCCCAGCGCCGCAGCCCCCCCGTCCCATGGTGACAGCCATCCTGCCCGCCCCTGCGAACAGCGCCCAGGCCACAGTCTGCCAGCAGGTGGTCCTCATGGGCGGTCAGGTCCCCAAGGGCTCGGTCATGTTCCTGGTCCCCCAGCCGGTGGTTGCTAAGCAGCCTGTGGCCATGACCCCGGCTGGCAGCAAGCTTCCCCCCATTGCCCCGGCGCCGGGCTTTGTCCCCATGGTTCAGAAGAGCACCCCGCCGTTGGCCGTGTCGCGGGTCCGCAGCCACGtctgcccccaccccagctgCGGGAAGACCTACTTCAAGAGCTCCCACCTCAAGGCCCACGCCAGGACGCACACAG GTGAGAAGCCATTCCGCTGCAGCTGGGAGGGGTGTGATAGGCGTTTTGCCCGTTCCGATGAGCTATCCCGCCACCGGCGCACCCACACCGGGGAGAAGCGCTTCGCCTGTCCCATGTGCCAGAGCCGCTTCATGCGCAGTGACCACCTGGCCAAGCACGCCCGCCGCCACCTGGCCGCCAAGAAGCTGCCCTGCTGGCAGATGGAGGTCGGCCTCCTCAGGGACTTCGCCACAGTGTGCTCCAGGCCTGTGTCTTTGTCCTGA